In Pseudomonadota bacterium, the sequence GTTGATACTCTCACATTCTTCGCCGACCAGGGTTTTATAGACAAACTTTGCGCCTCTTTCCCTGAGGCTAATTGCCACCGTCCCCTTTTTGTCACCAACCAATCCCATTACACCCGTGACATCACCGGAAGCACTGTTGATAGTTTTCAAAATGGGTTTTCCCATGTCAGCGTTGATGCTTAACATAGTCTTAAAGACTGTTTGCGTTGCAATAATAAATGGATTTATATATTTTATATCCACGACTCCCTCCGGTATCTACTTCATTTTCCAATTCTTGCCTTTGCCTTTTCGATCGCAGCCTGGAGTTTATCAGGAGTAAATGGCTTGACTATATAATTGTCAACACCCGATTTGATAGCCTCCATGATACACCCCTTCTGCGCTTCTGCCGTGACCATAAGGAAGGGAATATTTTTAATCTCATCATTGCTTTTACATGCCTTCAAAAAATCTATTCCGGTCATTTCCGGCATGATCCAGTCGCTAATAATTAAGTCTATCGCTTCCTTTTTTAACACATCAAGGGCCATTTTCCCGTTCTCAGCTTCAATTACACTTTCGATCCCTATTTGTCTTAAAACGTTCTTGATTATTTTCCTCATTGTTGCAAAGTCATCAACCACAAGGACATTCATATTGTAACCTCCATAAAAAGACTCTTATTATGCTTTTGCTTGCATGTAAAATTATCGTTCCAAAAAAAATAAACTTAAGATAATAAGATAATTTAAAGATTATTTTCCGGATTTCATTTCATATTTGTTTCATCCGCAAAATATTATAATTTGTTTCATCCGCAAAAACAATGTTATAATAATCTAAAATTTATAAAAAAACATCGAAACCCCAAAGGCAATCCTCGTCAGGGCAAAATCTCGATCATTAAAAAATATGCTTAATAAATCCAGAAAAAAACCGATAATGGTTTTTAAGTTGACATCATGGAGGAGTAAACATGTCTAATCGTCTAAGAAGTGCCATTTTTATATTGTTGTCCGGTATGATTTTCGTTTTTCTTTTTGTTTTTCCTCATCTTGCATCTTCCGAGTCAGGACAAGACGAACTCAATGTCAAGAGGGACGAGGAGAAAACTGTATATACCATTGGTTCTTCACAGGCAGATAAAAAGGATCAGGCAGAAAAAGACAAGGAAAATTCCTGGGAAATGTTAAAAAATATGAATTTATGGATGAAAAATAAGTAACTGGTACAAATATTGCATCTTGCATCTATGTCTTGAGTTGATTATATGACCGACTATACTAATATGCTCGATATGATTTTGACCTCACATCTTCTACAGAAGAAACGGGGGAACATCCTGAAAACGAATGGTGTGAATGGTGTAGTTGATATGCGATTCAATAATCTCCTCAATCAAAGCTTAGAAAAACTTCAGGCTGGAAACAACCAAACAATGTCGTTGAAGCAGTTGCCCACTCCGTCTGCTGTGAATTCTTTCAATGGCACAGGAGAAACGGCTAACAAATTTAATGAAGCATTAAAGTTTGTCCTTCAGCAAGAAGGCGTGAAGTTCGTGCATCGGGATGGCGGGAGCGGTGAATCATCAAAATACGGTATCCTTCAGTCAACAGCCAGGGAGTATGGTTATAACGGCAATATCAAAAATATTACGTTAGACGATGCAAAGATCATCTACCGTAAAATCTGGGAAAAATCAGGAGCATCTTCACTTCCGCTGGCTTTGAGTGTCGTCCATTTTGACACCTATGTCAATAGCCCTGCAATGGCGAGGAAACTACTTAGCCGTTCCAATAAAGATATAAACACTTACCTCAAGATGAGGGAGCAGCGATATGTCGGTCTGGCTGAAAGCAAACCGGATGTTTACGAAAAATATCTCAGAGGGTGGAAAAATAGGGTTGAAAGCCTTAGGGTCATGGTTGCCGGTCTTGAAAAAAGTTCCGTTCAGACAACCTAACGCAAAGGGCTGATATATATAAATGATTTGGTGTAAAAATGCTTCAAAAAAATCTTTTCAGGAGGTAACACAATGAAAAAGATGTTGGTAGCAATCGTTATGTGCATGTTTTTAATGGGTGTAGTCGGTGAGGTTATTGCAGCAGGTACAGCAGCAGAAGCAGAGGCAATGGTCAAAAAAGGGGCAGCATATATCAAGGCAAACGGCAAGGACAAGGCATTAAAAGAATTTACTGATGGTACCCAGTTCAAAAAAGATGACCTCTACATTTTTGTTCTTGATCCAAAAGGTTTAACCCTTGCCCATGGCGGCAACCCCAAACTCGTTGGCAAAGACATGTCTGGGCTTAAAGATGCAACTGACAAATTTTTTATCAAAGACATCGTTGAAGGTGCAAAAGCAAAAGGGAGCGGCTGGGTAGATTATAAATGGACTAATCCTGTAACAAAAAAGATCGAAGATAAGTCCACATACTATATGATGTCTGACAATATGGTTCTTGGTTGCGGAATATACAAAAAATAGCTCAAAAGAATCTTTCCGGGAGGTAACACAATGAAAAAGATATTGGTAGTAATCGTTATGTGCATGTTTTTAATGGGTGTAGTCGGTGAGGTTATTGCAGCAGGTACAGCAGCAGACGCTGAGGCAATGGTCAAAAAAGCGGTAGAATATATCAAAGCGAACGGCAAGGATAAGGCATATGGTGAGTTTACAAAAAATCAGACAGGCATGTTCAAAAAAGACGATCTGTATATTTTTGTCCTCGATGATAAATACAATATGCTTGCTCATGGCGGGAACGATAAGATGGTTGGCAAGAACTTCAAAGACCTTAAGGACAGTGACGGAAGTTTTTTTCTAAAAGGCATGGTCGATAAAGGAATGGCGGACGGGAAGGCGTGGTACGATTATAAGTGGACAAACCCCGTAACCAAGAAGGTTGAACCAAAATCATCGTATGTTGTGAAAGTTGACAACACGGTGGTAGGCTGCGGTTTTTACAAAAAATAGCAAGGGGTGCGATCAGAAAAGAGAGAGGTTCTTATTATGAAACGGTATCTTACAAATCTTGGCATGTCAAAAAAGCTGCTATTGGCTCCCCTTACCGTTATGCTGTTTCTCTTCATTTTTGGGGTAATGGCATACATAGGGCTGGTGAGTCAAAAATCTGCCATTAACGACATCTATAACAACAAGTTCAAGAATTACGAGACAGTGGCTCAAATGGTCAGCGATATTGCAAATATCCATGCAAATACCTACAAGGTAATAAGCTGGACAAACGCCAATTATGAAGCAGCAAAGATAGATACTCTCGGGAAGGAACAGTTGGTAACCCTTAACAAAACGATTGAGAGCATTCAGAAAAAATTAACTTCAAAAGCCGTCACCCCTGAAGAGAAAAAGATCTTTCAAACTGCCTCAGAGCAGCTCGCGGAATACAAAAAACCCGTGGAAGGAGTCATTGATCTATCCACGAGCGGGGATGTAAGTTCAGCAACCATGTTTATGGGCACTGCAGATGATAAGTTTCAGACCCTTAACAAAAACTTGCAGGAACTACTCGACCTTGAGAATAAATTGAGCAAGGGGAGTTATGAGTTTTCTCTCAAAGTGTTTAACAGAAGCCTTGTAGTCATGGCTATAGTGCTGTGTATTGCGATTGCGTTGTCTCTTTTTATAAGTATAGGCATGAGCAGGCTGATTCTTGCCCCCATCAAAAAGACAATCGAGGTAATGGAATATATCGCACAGGGTGATCTCACGAAAAGGGTTGATATCCTCTCAAGAGATGAAATAGGGGAAATGGGCAACCATTTTAACTCCTTTGTGGAAAGGCTCCACGAAACTATCATGAAGGTTGCAGAAAGCAGCAATAAGGTCACTTCGGCCACAAACACGCTCAACAGCAGCGCTGAACAAATGGCGGCAGCCGTGGAAGAGGCGGCAACCCAGGTAAATTCCGTAGCAACGGCCAGCGAGGAGATGTCTACTACCTCCTCGGAGATTGCCCAGAACTGCTTAATGGTAGCGAAGAGCGCCGACAAGGCAAATACTTCTGCTGAAAGCGGAGAAATTATAGTCCGCAAAACAGTTGCAACAATGAATCAAATCAAAGAAATGGTAAAACAGTCTGCCAGGATTAATCAAAAGCTTGGGGAAAGGTCTGACCAGATCGGTCCGGTAGTGGGACTTATTAACGATATCGCCGATCAGACAAATCTCCTCGCCTTAAAT encodes:
- a CDS encoding cache domain-containing protein — translated: MKKMLVAIVMCMFLMGVVGEVIAAGTAAEAEAMVKKGAAYIKANGKDKALKEFTDGTQFKKDDLYIFVLDPKGLTLAHGGNPKLVGKDMSGLKDATDKFFIKDIVEGAKAKGSGWVDYKWTNPVTKKIEDKSTYYMMSDNMVLGCGIYKK
- a CDS encoding cache domain-containing protein, with product MKKILVVIVMCMFLMGVVGEVIAAGTAADAEAMVKKAVEYIKANGKDKAYGEFTKNQTGMFKKDDLYIFVLDDKYNMLAHGGNDKMVGKNFKDLKDSDGSFFLKGMVDKGMADGKAWYDYKWTNPVTKKVEPKSSYVVKVDNTVVGCGFYKK
- a CDS encoding response regulator, coding for MNVLVVDDFATMRKIIKNVLRQIGIESVIEAENGKMALDVLKKEAIDLIISDWIMPEMTGIDFLKACKSNDEIKNIPFLMVTAEAQKGCIMEAIKSGVDNYIVKPFTPDKLQAAIEKAKARIGK
- a CDS encoding methyl-accepting chemotaxis protein, translated to MKRYLTNLGMSKKLLLAPLTVMLFLFIFGVMAYIGLVSQKSAINDIYNNKFKNYETVAQMVSDIANIHANTYKVISWTNANYEAAKIDTLGKEQLVTLNKTIESIQKKLTSKAVTPEEKKIFQTASEQLAEYKKPVEGVIDLSTSGDVSSATMFMGTADDKFQTLNKNLQELLDLENKLSKGSYEFSLKVFNRSLVVMAIVLCIAIALSLFISIGMSRLILAPIKKTIEVMEYIAQGDLTKRVDILSRDEIGEMGNHFNSFVERLHETIMKVAESSNKVTSATNTLNSSAEQMAAAVEEAATQVNSVATASEEMSTTSSEIAQNCLMVAKSADKANTSAESGEIIVRKTVATMNQIKEMVKQSARINQKLGERSDQIGPVVGLINDIADQTNLLALNAAIEAARAGEHGRGFAVVADEVRKLAERTTEATKEIAQTIQAMQLETKSAVTSMEEGVREVEAGSEEAKKSGDALKDILMQISTVTTEVNQIAVASEEQTATTNEIANNIQQISEVMQQTARNIQENADAAAQLANLSKDLQKSIGQFTV
- a CDS encoding chemotaxis protein CheX, whose product is MDIKYINPFIIATQTVFKTMLSINADMGKPILKTINSASGDVTGVMGLVGDKKGTVAISLRERGAKFVYKTLVGEECESINKDVVDAIGEITNIISGQARKEFEKNGINLSAAMPMVIVGKDVELNFITKIPIISLPFYFPVDSGNNEDKEVMYVDFSFE